The Calothrix sp. PCC 7507 DNA segment GCATAATTGGTGCTTCTATCACTAAATCTAATAAGCTAGCGTATATCGCTGGACAAGAATTTCCCGCCACCCAAGAAGAATTACGCGGATTTGAATTAGGGGCAAAATCAATCAAGCCAAATATCCAGATTGCTTCTACATTTACAGGTGATTGGAATGATGTTTCTCAAGCAAAAGAAGCCACTCTGGCGTTGATATCCTCAGGTGCTGATGTCATCTATCAATGGTTAGATAATGCTTCGGCTACAGTCTTACAAACAGCTAGTGAAAAAGGAGTCTACGCTTTTGGTAATACGCAAGATCAATTAGATATTGCTCCCAAAGCAGTTTTAACTACTGCTGTGAAGCGGTTAGATATAGCTATCGAATATCTAGCAGAACTAGCAAAGCAAAAACAACTAAAAGGGCAGATATATACAATTGGATTGGAACGTCCAGATATATTATCTTTAGGAAGATTTGGAGCAGCAGTTTCAGAACAAGTTAAACAAAATGCACTGAAAACAAAGCAAGAAATTATCGATAAAAAAATCATTTTTGAAAATTGCCAAGACAGTGGTAAAAATACCCGCTGTGTGAAAAAAGCCACAGCATAATTGCATCTCAATAACGTAGGGTGGGCAATACCCACCAACGAAAAAATTGATGTTTCAGATAAAGTTGGGCAATGCCCACCCTACTATGTGATAAATATCCAAATGACATATTTACGCTTAGAAAACATTACCAAATGCTTTGGTTCATTTATCGCCAACGATAACATTAGCCTGAATATTGAACCTGGAAAAATTCATGCAATTTTAGGTGAGAATGGGGCAGGAAAAACCACTTTAATGAATATTATTAGTGGACTTGAACAGCCTGATAATGGTAAAATTTACTTATTAGAAAAACCAATAAAAATCACCTCGCCTCATGAGGCAATTAAACTAGGTATTGGTATGATTCATCAACACTTCATGCTGATTCCTCAATTGACTGTCACAGAAAATATTATTCTCGGAACAGAGAACTGCTGGTATTTAAATCTGCATCAAAAGCATCAGGAAATTGCTGCATTATCTCAAATTTATGGATTAGAAGTTAACCCCACTGCCAAAGTAGAAAATTTACCTGTTGGGATACAACAGCGAGTAGAAATTCTTAAAGTTCTTTACCGTCAAGCAAAATTGTTGATTCTCGATGAACCAACAGCAGTGCTGACGCTAACAGAAATAGAATCATTAATTGCTATCTTGCGTCAACTTGCTGCTGCTGGCAACACAATTATTTTTATTAGTCATAAGTTAGAAGAAGTGATGCAACTCTGTGATACAGTCACAGTTTTGCGGCGAGGAAAGGTAGTAGCAACGACAACAACTCAAGCCGCAACGCCTCAGCAATTAGCAGCATTGATGGTGGGGCGTGAAGTTGATTTAAATTTGCATAAATCCCCATTATTACAAGGAAAGACTGTGTTATCAGTGCAGGGTTTACAAGTTGCTGATGACCGGGGTATTAATGTTGTACGTGATGTCTCTTTTCAATTACAGTCAGGGGAAATTTTAGGAATTGCCGGTGTTGATGGCAATGGACAGCGAGAATTAGCCGATGCGATCGCTCTTTTGCGAACTATTCAGCAAGGAACAATTGAATTCCCTAATCAACAAACAGAAATTATTGGTTATATCCCAGAAGATAGGCAGACAATGGGATTAGTATTGCAATTTAATATTGCTCAAAATTTAATTTTGAAAGCTTTTAAAAACTTGCCATTTTGTCGCCAGTTTTTGTTACAAAAAGCAGCGATAACTCAACATGCTCAAGCTGCGATTCAAGTGTTTGATATCCGCACGACAAGTGAAAATATTCAGGTAAGCCAACTTTCAGGGGGAAATCAACAAAAGGTGGTATTAGCAAGGGAATTGGCGCGAGAACCAGCGTTAATTATCGCCATGCAACCAACACGGGGATTAGATGTCGGGGCGACGGAAGCAGTACATCTGCGGTTGTTAGCAGAACGCGATCGCGGTGCCGCAATTTTGTATATTTCTACCGAGTTAGAAGAGGTGATGAAAATGAGCGATCGCATTGCTGTCATCTACAGAGGTGAGTTTGTGGCTATCTTAGATGCACAAACAGCGACAATAGAGGAGATTGGTTTCTTAATGGCTGGGGGTGTAAAATGACTGCAGAAGAAATGAAAAAGCTACATAGCAAAATTGATGCTGGAGTCAAAGTAGCAATTGCATCTGTAATTGAACGACATTGACAACTTGGTTAAGCTATTAGTATCATGCAAGATAGAAAAGTCATAACATTAACTACTGAAGACATACCAGCTATTCAAATTCAGCAAAATCCTGAAAGTTATGTTACAAAAAACAAGCCCTAAATAAGTTTTAATAGTATTTAAGCGGGGCAGTATTGGGTGCATCCCAATTAAGTAGTGCGAGCATCTTGCTCGCTTTTATCTATATACGCGAGCGAGACGCTCGCACTACACCATTCTGTAGATGCTCCCGGCAATATTAATATGTCTCACTTTAACTCAACTTATAGCGTTTCTCAACAAGCGTGAGGTACATCGGTAAGGGCACGGCAGTGCTGTGCTACTACATAGCGTCATATAATTTCGTACTCCATCTGAATGGGAACTGCCATACAAATACGCTAAAATTTTTGGATTTTGGACTCTCTTTAATTATTATTCTTCACTTCACTAATAGCTTCTAATAATTGGTTAGCTGTGTAAGGTTTAGATAAAAATGCTTTGATACCTAACTCATAAGCTGCATTAACCTTATTGCTAGAAGCAAGTCCACTAACTGCAATAATTTTGATTTGAGGATTAATTTTTTTCAATGTTCTGATGGTAGTGATCCCATCCATAGACGGCATCACCATATCAGTCAAAACCAGGGATATTTGCTCACGATGTTCTGCATATAAGGCTATGGCTTCAATGCCATCACAAGCTGTAATAACTTGATAATTATGATTTTCTAGAGATGCTTTGGTAACGTCTCGAATAGCAGCTTCATCATCTACAACTAAAATCAATTCTCCATTACCAGCAGGCAATTCTCTGTCTGGTTCTTCTAATATTTCTTTTGCTCCTTTTGCTGGCAAAAATACTTTAAATTGGCTGCCTCTTCCGTTTTCACTCAAGACGCTAATAAAACCTCCGTGGCTTTTAATAATTCCCAGTACTGTGGAAAGACCTAAACCAGTACCTTTTCCAAGTTCTTTAGTAGTAAAAAATGGCTCAAATATGCGGTCTAATATTTCCGGACGAATACCGATTCCGGTATCAGTAACATTAACTAAAATATAACAGCCAACTTTGGCATCAATATTCATTCTGGCATAATTTTCATCAATCAAGAAGTTTTCTGCATGGATTTTTAAAACTCCGCCATTGGGCATAGCATCACGAGCATTAACACACAAATTCATGAGTACTTGATGCAGTTGGGTAGGATCACCAGATACAGTCCAAAGATTTTGCGGCATTTGGGTTTGGACTTCAATTGATTTGGGAAATGTTTCTCTAATAATTTGCTGAATTTCTATAATTAAATGCTTTAATTGTAAAAGTGTCCGCTCTCCCTCAAGTCCACGAGTAAAAGATAGTACTTGCTTAACTAGATTTGCTCCACGTTTAGCATTAGAAATTAATATTGGTAGTAGACGACGCGATCGCTCATCATGAACTTGTGATTCTAAAAGCTGTGCTGTCATGAGAATTGGCGCAAGAACATTGTTTAAATCGTGGGCGATCCCGCTGGCTAGAGTGCCAATGCTTTCTAATCGCTGGGCGCGCAGAAATTGGGCTTCTAGCTGCTTTTTTTGGGTAATATCAGTGTTAACTACAAGAATTGATTGCGCTGTTTTATCAAACTCCTTGACTAGTGTCCAACGGCTCTCGACAATAATTTCTTGGTTAGATTTCGTTCTTTGATATAACTCTCCTTCCCATGAGCCATTTTTCATGATATTATTGAGGGCTTCTTGTAATAAATGTAAATTTTTTTCCTGCCAAAGTTTTTGTGTTTTTTTACCAATTACTTCTTCTTTTTTCCAACCATAAAGACTTTCAGCAGCTTTATTCCAAAATAAAATTTGATTATCTAAACTATGCACAAAAATTGCATCGGTGGCGACATCGAGCAAAGCAGCTTGTTCGCGGATTTTTTGTTCTGTTTGTTTGCGTTCAATGGCGTAGCGAATAGAACGCTCTAGTAATGGTGCTGTCAACTGGCTTTTTTCTAAATAATCTGCCGCTCCCGCTCTCATTGCATCTAAATCTATTTCCCGCTCTCCCTGGCCAGTTAATAAAATAATTGGTGAGGCGCAACCATGAGCGATCGCTGCGCGCAATAGTTCTAGTCCGTTGTGTGTGCCTAGGCGGTAGTCTACAAGATAAATATCATATTGGTTATGTGCGATCGCATCCCATGCTGCCGCATAATTGTCTACCCATTTCAACTCACAACCAGCTACCTGAAATTCACTCACCCAATAACTAGTTAAAATGTAATCATCTTCATCATCATCAATTAAAAGAACTTTGATTAAGTTATTTTCCATTTCTGCCTCCTGCGGCTCCTAGTGCGCTACGGCGCAAATAAACCACCTATTCCAAAACCATAAAAAGCTGACTGCACAGGTTTCTCTATTTCCGACTTCATAGTTTATACTTCAGACTTTATCGTCATCAGCCATTAAGATTGTGACGTTTTTTTGGCAACCGTCCACTACAAATAGTCTCCTTTGTACTAGTTATTAGTATTAATTAATAAATCGCAATCAATTATCTAGGACAGTTGTATGGTTAACCTTGTTTTGGAGCTAGCCGTAATCCTTCTCCAGTCAGAAAAATTAGCGGGGTTAATTAACAGGTAATGTCACAATAAATCTTGTCCCTTTTCCTAGCGTGCTTTCTGCTGTAATACTCCCATGATGTATCTCGGCAATTTTCCGGCAGATAGCTAATCCCATCCCTGTACCTTCATAGTCTCTACGACTATGGAGACGTTGAAAAACATTGAAGATGCGATCAAGATACTTTTCTTCAAAACCAATGCCATTATCTTCAACGATGATTTGACACAGTTCAGAACTAATGACAACTTTATCTAATTGATTATTTAATAATTGACTATAAATTTTAACCACAGGTGGTACTTGTTGACAGTGAAATTTGAGAGCGTTGCCAATCAAATTTTGCAATAATTGGCGCATTTGTAGAGGATCAGCTTTAATTATGGGTAATTCACCTACTTCTACATGTCCTCTAGTTTGTTGGATACGCACTTCTAAATCAGACAATACTTCTTTGGTTATTTGTGCTAAATCTACTGGTACAAAAGCCTGTGCCTTAGTAGTAACTCGTGAAAGTT contains these protein-coding regions:
- a CDS encoding BMP family protein, with amino-acid sequence MRTNFSRRKFILSGSATFATSLLLKACSSNQTATPTASGGSEGFKIAIALPGIITDKAWNQSGYEGINLAKQKLGAETAYVEKVAQADQTEVLTDFARKGYNVVFAHGGQFDAAIEQVAAQFPNTFFVGVNGNLKGENIAALRIDHLQGSYLCGIIGASITKSNKLAYIAGQEFPATQEELRGFELGAKSIKPNIQIASTFTGDWNDVSQAKEATLALISSGADVIYQWLDNASATVLQTASEKGVYAFGNTQDQLDIAPKAVLTTAVKRLDIAIEYLAELAKQKQLKGQIYTIGLERPDILSLGRFGAAVSEQVKQNALKTKQEIIDKKIIFENCQDSGKNTRCVKKATA
- a CDS encoding ABC transporter ATP-binding protein; translation: MTYLRLENITKCFGSFIANDNISLNIEPGKIHAILGENGAGKTTLMNIISGLEQPDNGKIYLLEKPIKITSPHEAIKLGIGMIHQHFMLIPQLTVTENIILGTENCWYLNLHQKHQEIAALSQIYGLEVNPTAKVENLPVGIQQRVEILKVLYRQAKLLILDEPTAVLTLTEIESLIAILRQLAAAGNTIIFISHKLEEVMQLCDTVTVLRRGKVVATTTTQAATPQQLAALMVGREVDLNLHKSPLLQGKTVLSVQGLQVADDRGINVVRDVSFQLQSGEILGIAGVDGNGQRELADAIALLRTIQQGTIEFPNQQTEIIGYIPEDRQTMGLVLQFNIAQNLILKAFKNLPFCRQFLLQKAAITQHAQAAIQVFDIRTTSENIQVSQLSGGNQQKVVLARELAREPALIIAMQPTRGLDVGATEAVHLRLLAERDRGAAILYISTELEEVMKMSDRIAVIYRGEFVAILDAQTATIEEIGFLMAGGVK
- a CDS encoding hybrid sensor histidine kinase/response regulator, which translates into the protein MENNLIKVLLIDDDEDDYILTSYWVSEFQVAGCELKWVDNYAAAWDAIAHNQYDIYLVDYRLGTHNGLELLRAAIAHGCASPIILLTGQGEREIDLDAMRAGAADYLEKSQLTAPLLERSIRYAIERKQTEQKIREQAALLDVATDAIFVHSLDNQILFWNKAAESLYGWKKEEVIGKKTQKLWQEKNLHLLQEALNNIMKNGSWEGELYQRTKSNQEIIVESRWTLVKEFDKTAQSILVVNTDITQKKQLEAQFLRAQRLESIGTLASGIAHDLNNVLAPILMTAQLLESQVHDERSRRLLPILISNAKRGANLVKQVLSFTRGLEGERTLLQLKHLIIEIQQIIRETFPKSIEVQTQMPQNLWTVSGDPTQLHQVLMNLCVNARDAMPNGGVLKIHAENFLIDENYARMNIDAKVGCYILVNVTDTGIGIRPEILDRIFEPFFTTKELGKGTGLGLSTVLGIIKSHGGFISVLSENGRGSQFKVFLPAKGAKEILEEPDRELPAGNGELILVVDDEAAIRDVTKASLENHNYQVITACDGIEAIALYAEHREQISLVLTDMVMPSMDGITTIRTLKKINPQIKIIAVSGLASSNKVNAAYELGIKAFLSKPYTANQLLEAISEVKNNN